A DNA window from uncultured Methanoregula sp. contains the following coding sequences:
- the truD gene encoding tRNA pseudouridine(13) synthase TruD: protein MMQSQYPLERDLGMRYYASDVPGIGGKLRSVPEDFIVEEIPLEKGGTTGPYLICNLTKTNWELQHAVKEIAKRLGISHRRIGWAGTKDRNAITKQRISIYDVTAERVAEVRLKDLVLEPVGTSNESLLLGDLQGNRFDILIRDADSPDLAGRVENITKTASEGIPNYFGIQRFGALRPVTHEVGKWILKGDYEQAVVTYIGMAFPAESEATRIVRSAFMESRDIETALHRFPVQLSFERSMLHHLQGHPEDYAGALLELPPKLLSMFVSAFQSYLFNCALSQRFDDGHTMQDPLPGDMLIFGNGRTDTATAANLTAVSLHIRRGRCTIALFMPGKEMAAGQVPDATTAALLEKHQITPDDFGRAAKFVRTKFEGAYRPISLKTEIGSSLENNNVHLKFTLPPGHYATTVCREFMKADPEKMV from the coding sequence ATGATGCAGAGCCAGTATCCGCTTGAACGCGATCTCGGCATGCGGTATTACGCAAGCGATGTACCTGGGATCGGCGGGAAACTCCGCTCTGTTCCGGAAGATTTCATTGTCGAGGAGATCCCGCTTGAAAAAGGCGGGACAACTGGACCGTACCTGATCTGCAACCTGACCAAGACCAACTGGGAACTCCAGCATGCTGTAAAGGAGATCGCAAAGCGGCTTGGCATCAGCCACCGCCGGATCGGCTGGGCCGGCACCAAGGACCGCAATGCGATCACCAAACAGCGGATCTCCATCTATGATGTGACCGCGGAGAGGGTTGCCGAAGTCAGGCTCAAGGACCTCGTGCTCGAACCGGTAGGAACATCGAACGAGAGCCTGCTGCTCGGCGACCTGCAGGGAAACCGGTTCGACATCCTGATTCGGGATGCGGATTCGCCGGATCTTGCAGGCCGCGTGGAGAATATCACGAAGACCGCAAGCGAGGGAATCCCGAACTATTTCGGGATCCAGCGTTTCGGGGCGCTCCGGCCGGTCACCCACGAGGTGGGGAAGTGGATCCTCAAGGGAGATTATGAGCAGGCGGTTGTGACCTACATCGGCATGGCATTTCCCGCCGAATCGGAAGCCACGAGGATCGTCCGCTCCGCGTTCATGGAAAGCCGCGACATCGAGACCGCACTCCACCGGTTCCCGGTCCAGCTCTCGTTCGAGCGCTCGATGCTCCACCACCTCCAGGGGCATCCGGAGGATTATGCCGGGGCACTTCTGGAACTTCCGCCCAAGCTCCTCTCGATGTTTGTCTCCGCGTTCCAGTCATATCTCTTCAACTGTGCGCTCAGCCAGCGGTTCGATGACGGGCATACCATGCAGGATCCCCTTCCGGGCGACATGCTGATTTTCGGAAACGGCCGGACCGACACCGCCACTGCTGCGAACCTTACGGCAGTCTCCCTGCATATCAGGCGCGGGAGATGCACAATTGCCCTTTTCATGCCGGGAAAAGAGATGGCAGCAGGTCAGGTGCCCGATGCAACAACCGCGGCATTGCTCGAAAAGCACCAGATAACACCTGACGATTTCGGGCGCGCGGCAAAATTCGTCCGGACAAAATTCGAAGGAGCCTATCGTCCCATCTCGCTCAAAACAGAGATCGGATCTTCACTCGAGAACAACAACGTTCACCTGAAATTCACCCTGCCACCCGGCCATTACGCCACAACGGTCTGCCGGGAGTTCATGAAAGCGGACCCGGAAAAAATGGTTTAG
- the pth2 gene encoding peptidyl-tRNA hydrolase Pth2: MPKPPEKQTFSRPEPEFRYKQCLILRNDVKMSCGKRCAQAAHASLGAYNGADKTLVKAWASEGQKKVVLKANDERTLYELKVLAERAGISTSLIQDAGMTEIPPGTITALGLGPAKSEDLDKITGTLTLL, encoded by the coding sequence ATGCCAAAACCCCCAGAAAAGCAGACGTTCTCACGGCCCGAGCCCGAGTTCCGGTACAAGCAGTGCCTCATCCTAAGAAATGACGTCAAGATGAGCTGCGGCAAGCGGTGTGCCCAGGCAGCCCATGCATCCCTTGGCGCCTACAATGGCGCAGACAAGACCCTGGTAAAAGCCTGGGCAAGCGAGGGGCAGAAGAAAGTGGTCCTCAAAGCAAATGACGAGCGGACGCTGTATGAACTCAAGGTGCTCGCCGAACGCGCCGGCATCTCCACGTCATTAATTCAGGATGCCGGCATGACCGAGATCCCGCCCGGCACCATCACCGCCCTCGGACTTGGCCCGGCAAAATCCGAAGACCTTGACAAGATCACCGGGACCCTGACCCTTTTATGA